The following coding sequences lie in one Candidatus Eisenbacteria bacterium genomic window:
- the rsmG gene encoding 16S rRNA (guanine(527)-N(7))-methyltransferase RsmG produces MRRRRRDPRPDGEWRSQIEQLARQAQPHGLEIKPEAVERLTTYCCRIELSNIHHNLVSRADLENIVQKHVAASLTPLLVADTGSGRKWVDVGSGAGFPGLVLALVDPEREVTLIEGSHKRCVFLDGIARDLGLRGVRVIAARVETVLERQQLLGAFDLLMARAVADLTHTLSAFGALVRPGGQILTYKGPLWSEEVGRARSMGLLDNEAYRLEQVLQIPWTQGRILLIRKQAAPAA; encoded by the coding sequence GGCAGGCCCAGCCCCATGGCCTTGAGATCAAACCCGAGGCAGTCGAGCGCCTGACAACCTACTGTTGCAGAATAGAACTGTCGAATATTCACCACAATCTGGTTTCGCGCGCCGATTTGGAGAATATTGTGCAAAAGCACGTGGCGGCCTCCCTCACGCCACTCCTGGTCGCCGATACTGGAAGTGGACGGAAGTGGGTGGATGTTGGATCTGGGGCTGGATTTCCGGGGCTGGTGCTGGCTCTTGTGGACCCGGAGCGCGAAGTCACGCTCATCGAAGGGTCCCACAAGCGATGTGTGTTTCTCGACGGGATCGCCCGGGATCTCGGGCTGAGGGGCGTGCGGGTCATCGCGGCCCGCGTGGAGACAGTCCTGGAACGGCAGCAGCTCCTCGGAGCGTTCGACCTCCTGATGGCGCGCGCCGTCGCGGATCTGACTCATACGCTGAGCGCCTTCGGGGCATTGGTTCGTCCGGGCGGGCAAATTCTCACCTACAAAGGCCCTCTCTGGAGCGAAGAGGTTGGCAGGGCTCGGAGCATGGGGCTCCTTGACAACGAGGCGTATCGACTGGAGCAGGTCCTCCAGATCCCGTGGACCCAGGGCCGGATCCTCCTCATCAGGAAGCAGGCCGCGCCAGCGGCATAG
- a CDS encoding ParA family protein translates to MARTIAIANQKGGVGKTTTAINVSAALAGLGQKILLIDADPQGNASSGLGVLAGPDELTTYEVLLGESGAAEAIRSTGIEGLDLLPSDARLAGAEVELVPLPDRERVLRKALDPEGERYDFIFMDCPPSLGFLTLNALTAARSVLVPIQCEYYALEGLGRLLETVERIKASLNPDLELEGILLTMYDNRLNLSTQVAAEARHYFGSRVYRTMIPRNVRLGEAPSFGKPITQYDRHCIGAESYVALAKEILGNDQESAGEGPGSSHSSTPERGNKERSIERAGDAPG, encoded by the coding sequence ATGGCCAGAACCATCGCGATAGCGAACCAAAAGGGCGGAGTTGGGAAGACGACGACCGCGATCAATGTCTCAGCCGCGCTGGCAGGGCTCGGCCAGAAGATCCTGCTCATCGATGCCGACCCTCAAGGGAACGCGAGTTCCGGACTCGGCGTCCTGGCCGGGCCCGACGAGTTGACGACGTATGAGGTGCTTCTTGGGGAATCCGGGGCGGCGGAGGCGATCCGGAGTACGGGAATCGAAGGATTGGACCTTCTCCCGAGCGATGCGCGTCTAGCGGGAGCGGAGGTCGAGCTTGTTCCCCTGCCCGACAGAGAACGGGTCCTCAGGAAGGCTCTCGATCCCGAGGGAGAACGCTACGATTTCATCTTCATGGACTGCCCCCCCTCCCTGGGTTTTTTGACACTCAACGCGCTCACTGCCGCCCGGTCGGTGCTGGTCCCAATCCAGTGCGAGTACTACGCCCTGGAAGGCCTCGGAAGGCTTCTCGAGACGGTCGAGAGGATCAAGGCCTCGCTGAATCCCGACCTGGAGCTGGAGGGGATCCTGCTGACGATGTACGACAACCGTCTCAATCTCTCGACCCAGGTCGCCGCGGAAGCGCGCCACTATTTCGGGTCAAGAGTCTACCGGACGATGATCCCGCGCAATGTCAGGCTTGGCGAGGCTCCCAGCTTCGGCAAGCCGATCACGCAGTACGATCGGCATTGCATAGGCGCGGAAAGCTATGTGGCTCTTGCAAAGGAGATCTTGGGAAATGACCAGGAAAGCGCTGGGGAGGGGCCTGGAAGCTCTCATTCCTCCACGCCCGAGCGAGGGAACAAGGAGCGATCGATCGAGCGAGCAGGCGACGCTCCCGGTTGA
- a CDS encoding ParB/RepB/Spo0J family partition protein: MTRKALGRGLEALIPPRPSEGTRSDRSSEQATLPVDSIRPNPWQPRKSPDPTKMDDLVRSIKTRGILEPVLVRRVAGRFELVAGERRLQAAQRLGMKEVPVIIVELDDKESLEVALVENVQREDLNPVDEAQAYLILNDEFGYTHDQIAERVGKDRSTVSNLLRLLKLPEEVRGAIVAGTLTSGHARALLSLPRPKDQIRWARRMIQRAWSVREAEARIAEATRPAGMIERKRRPVPLRDPHLSRVEEAIRRRVGSDVHLAVNRKGGGTLELRFADQQDLERILDLLGVQVH, translated from the coding sequence ATGACCAGGAAAGCGCTGGGGAGGGGCCTGGAAGCTCTCATTCCTCCACGCCCGAGCGAGGGAACAAGGAGCGATCGATCGAGCGAGCAGGCGACGCTCCCGGTTGACAGCATCAGGCCGAATCCGTGGCAACCGAGAAAATCGCCAGATCCAACGAAAATGGACGACCTGGTCCGGTCGATCAAGACGAGAGGAATTCTGGAGCCTGTCCTTGTCAGACGAGTGGCCGGGCGGTTCGAGCTCGTTGCCGGTGAAAGAAGGCTGCAGGCCGCGCAGCGGCTCGGGATGAAGGAGGTTCCGGTCATCATCGTCGAGCTGGACGACAAGGAGAGCCTGGAGGTTGCGCTGGTCGAGAACGTCCAGCGGGAGGACCTGAACCCGGTCGACGAAGCGCAGGCCTATCTCATCCTCAACGATGAGTTCGGGTACACGCATGACCAGATCGCCGAGCGGGTCGGGAAGGACCGGAGCACGGTATCGAATCTCCTGCGCCTGCTGAAGCTGCCCGAAGAAGTGCGGGGGGCGATCGTGGCCGGGACGCTGACGAGCGGCCACGCGCGCGCGCTGCTCTCTCTTCCCAGGCCGAAGGACCAGATTCGCTGGGCCCGGAGAATGATCCAGCGAGCCTGGTCGGTCCGAGAGGCAGAGGCCAGGATCGCGGAGGCGACTCGGCCGGCAGGCATGATCGAGAGGAAGAGACGTCCTGTCCCGCTACGGGACCCGCATCTGAGCCGAGTAGAAGAAGCGATCCGCCGGCGCGTTGGCAGCGATGTCCACCTTGCCGTCAACAGGAAGGGAGGCGGAACGCTGGAGCTTCGCTTCGCGGATCAGCAGGACCTGGAGCGGATTCTCGATCTGCTCGGCGTACAAGTGCACTGA
- a CDS encoding polymer-forming cytoskeletal protein, whose amino-acid sequence MFGKAAETGVARSQSLIQEGVTVRGDMKADGDVRLDGALEGTLFSKSRVTIGATGKIRADIEAAEILVMGEIHGKITGHKRIELRKGARLVGDISTQSLVIEEGVFFQGLCQMTEATAGATAGPPGATQTRDVKPAPAGGSRDQIRSIYSQSGSSHSN is encoded by the coding sequence ATGTTCGGCAAAGCCGCAGAGACCGGGGTCGCGCGTTCTCAGTCACTGATCCAGGAAGGGGTGACCGTAAGAGGCGACATGAAGGCGGATGGCGACGTGCGCCTCGACGGCGCGCTCGAGGGCACCCTCTTCTCGAAATCCCGCGTGACCATCGGCGCCACCGGAAAGATCCGGGCGGACATCGAGGCGGCCGAGATCCTCGTCATGGGGGAGATCCATGGGAAGATCACCGGCCACAAGCGGATCGAGCTGCGAAAGGGAGCCCGCCTCGTCGGCGACATCTCCACTCAGTCGCTCGTGATCGAGGAGGGGGTCTTCTTCCAGGGGCTGTGCCAGATGACCGAGGCCACGGCCGGCGCGACGGCCGGCCCGCCAGGCGCAACACAGACCAGGGACGTGAAGCCGGCGCCCGCCGGCGGATCGCGCGACCAGATCAGGAGCATCTACTCGCAGAGCGGTTCGAGCCACTCGAACTGA
- a CDS encoding formylglycine-generating enzyme family protein: MEDRRQSRPRPAMLTSCGKGVLPKGERPRGPHVRHERLTDGTPESYSPDIDLPVQSTGPGSPRPLGWVGAGGEGMQRTYRRVAGCLLCLGLLLYGGCSEDDVTGNQDKEGPAVQFVLPISPPEAPVEYSEHVDIYVTATDNTAVSRVEFWGARETVQNPDQIATLTAPLSPVPDSIEAPPGMAVYGTRYSIRAIRNGSRVRLFARAFDAAGNSTRSDQMVIKVLNLGGNLYPPAAEFFVKPPRGTVDSLFTFDASVTRDSVDTPSEIAVRWDFDGDGVWDRDWGEGLTAAVRVDFKYNRPRVYRPVLEAKNSYLPDSTARATQELEVTPAGGVNPVPPEPENMILIPAGVYRVGSPDLSNPQSDELPQHRVRLTAEYYIEKTEVTNRLYLRYLKSVMSGDAPRVRREGPFLRYYPTTGEPLLLLDFNSSALFFDPDGDSVAVPAASRALPVVGVTWQGARLYCEHFGLRLPTEHEWEVAAKGDSLRFSYPWGTTIRPDQANYLDSRIGRPLPVGSYPAWTGQFGLLDVCGNAQEWTKDWYAPYPERDELLNPEGPISGSRRVLRGGSYILSATGVRVTSREAGNPDQPSDVVGFRTAYTKP, from the coding sequence ATGGAAGATAGGCGCCAGAGCCGCCCCCGCCCGGCCATGTTGACTTCGTGTGGAAAAGGCGTTCTCCCCAAGGGGGAGCGGCCCCGAGGGCCTCACGTGAGGCACGAGCGATTGACGGATGGAACGCCGGAATCCTATAGTCCAGACATAGATCTGCCGGTTCAGAGCACCGGTCCAGGAAGTCCGCGTCCACTGGGTTGGGTTGGCGCTGGAGGGGAAGGGATGCAACGCACATATCGCAGAGTGGCGGGGTGCCTCCTGTGCTTGGGGCTCCTTCTTTATGGGGGCTGCTCTGAGGACGATGTTACCGGGAACCAAGACAAGGAAGGGCCGGCGGTCCAATTCGTCCTCCCGATCTCGCCACCCGAGGCGCCGGTCGAGTACTCCGAACACGTCGACATCTATGTGACGGCGACCGACAACACCGCCGTCTCCAGGGTGGAGTTCTGGGGCGCCCGCGAGACCGTGCAGAACCCCGACCAGATCGCGACGCTGACAGCGCCGCTCTCTCCCGTCCCGGATTCGATCGAGGCTCCGCCTGGAATGGCGGTCTATGGGACTCGGTACAGCATCCGCGCGATCCGCAACGGGAGCCGTGTGCGTCTCTTCGCGCGCGCCTTCGATGCCGCAGGCAACTCGACCCGATCCGACCAGATGGTGATCAAGGTCTTGAACCTCGGCGGAAACCTCTATCCCCCCGCGGCCGAATTCTTCGTGAAACCGCCGCGAGGGACCGTCGACAGTCTTTTCACATTCGATGCGTCGGTCACGCGCGACAGCGTGGACACGCCCAGTGAAATCGCGGTCAGATGGGACTTCGACGGCGATGGCGTCTGGGACAGGGATTGGGGAGAGGGGTTGACCGCCGCGGTGCGAGTCGACTTCAAGTACAATCGCCCGAGAGTCTACCGCCCTGTTCTTGAGGCCAAGAACTCCTACCTCCCCGACTCGACAGCGCGAGCGACGCAGGAGCTCGAGGTCACGCCGGCCGGCGGCGTGAATCCCGTGCCTCCCGAGCCGGAGAACATGATCCTGATTCCCGCGGGAGTCTACAGGGTCGGAAGCCCCGATCTGTCCAACCCGCAGAGCGACGAGCTTCCGCAGCACAGGGTGCGCTTGACGGCGGAGTATTACATAGAGAAGACCGAGGTGACCAATCGGCTCTATCTACGCTACCTGAAGAGCGTCATGTCGGGAGATGCTCCGCGGGTCCGCCGGGAAGGTCCATTCCTGCGGTACTATCCGACCACCGGAGAGCCGCTTCTGCTGCTCGACTTCAACAGCTCCGCCCTGTTCTTCGATCCGGACGGCGACAGCGTCGCTGTTCCGGCGGCATCGCGGGCGCTGCCGGTGGTGGGCGTGACCTGGCAAGGCGCCAGGCTCTACTGCGAGCACTTCGGGCTCCGCCTCCCCACGGAGCACGAGTGGGAGGTCGCGGCGAAGGGCGACTCGCTGAGGTTCTCCTACCCCTGGGGGACGACGATCAGGCCGGATCAGGCCAACTACCTGGATAGCCGGATCGGTAGGCCGTTGCCCGTGGGATCGTATCCGGCCTGGACCGGCCAGTTCGGACTCCTCGATGTCTGCGGGAACGCCCAGGAGTGGACGAAGGACTGGTACGCGCCTTACCCCGAAAGGGACGAACTCCTCAATCCGGAGGGTCCCATCTCGGGCAGCAGGAGGGTCCTGCGGGGAGGGAGCTACATTCTCAGCGCCACGGGCGTGCGGGTCACCTCGAGAGAGGCGGGGAACCCCGACCAGCCGTCCGATGTCGTGGGCTTCCGGACGGCGTACACGAAACCGTAG